The Suricata suricatta isolate VVHF042 chromosome 4, meerkat_22Aug2017_6uvM2_HiC, whole genome shotgun sequence genome includes a region encoding these proteins:
- the EVA1A gene encoding protein eva-1 homolog A, producing the protein MALLSNILAAYSFVSENPERAALYFVSGVCIGLVLTLAALVMRISCHTDCRQRPRKKFLQDRDSSSDSSDSEDGSSDTASDISIRRHRRFERTLNKNVFTSAEELERAQRLEERERIIREIWMNGQPEVPGTRSLNRYY; encoded by the exons ATGGCTTTGCTCAGCAACATCCTAGCAGCCTATTCCTTTGTCTCAG AAAACCCCGAGCGAGCAGCTCTGTACTTTGTCTCCGGCGTGTGCATCGGGCTGGTCCTCACCCTGGCCGCGTTGGTGATGAGGATCTCTTGCCACACAGACTGCAGGCAGCGTCCGCGGAAGAAGTTCCTGCAGGACCGAGACAGCAGTAGCGACAGCAGCGACAGCGAGGACGGTAGCTCGGACACGGCGTCTGACATCTCCATCAGGAGGCACCGCCGCTTTGAGAGGACTTTGAACAAGAACGTGTTCACGTCGGCGGAGGAGCTGGAGCGCGCCCAGCGGCTGGAGGAGCGCGAACGCATCATCAGGGAGATCTGGATGAACGGCCAGCCGGAGGTTCCCGGGACCAGGAGCCTGAACCGCTACTACTAG